gatatgtatttaaatatgaatttttaaaatgacaacgattcaaaataaaagtaataaaaattatgattcataactcaaatattttgttttctttttttagatgattttgtttttttaaacatacctacgaaataatcattcaaatatATAAGTTTTCCTAACAAGAGAGATCAAAATTGAGtgcatgataattttttaggaattaaaaatttaataaaaactaaggaaagactaaatttaaaatgtcactattttatagagataaaaaacatatttaatttttttgtctattagcctagtagctagaaatttcaccttaaaaatgaataagtagagtgtcaGAGATTCAAAATCCACCTTATGAATAATATATGCGATGTTTcaaccaactgagttaagctctcGAAGACAAAACATATTTGAACCTCAAAcatttcacttattcatctttgaGGTGAATTTTATAGTCAATAAACTActtcacacaaaaaaattgttgaaccgacacaactcaattttttaGTTACAGAATTATCCTCTCTATGTACTCTCTCTGTCGCATTTTATAAGAGCTACTTTACTAAATGACACTATTAACTTATCTTGCTTcgactatatttttttaataatatatagatataaatattaacatataagatcttgtttgatttgttttgatgagtattttcaaaataccaagtttttataatttttactaataatttttcaaaaaaataaaataatttttactaataaacgattaaaaatattaatcatcaaaattTACGTTGATATACCTGTGTTGACATAAGTGTGGTAGTGAAACTCATTCTCACCGCCGTATATTGACTGATGTAGCTGGAGTTTTTTTGATGTAGCTGGAGttataaattcaatatttaGGAAATGGAGAATATCAGCAGATAAAACTTCATGGAACATAAGTGGTGAGATTTGTAGCGGAAAAGCCATTGATACCATCACTTCCATTGGAGATAATATTTATAACCCTTTCATCAAATGCGATTGTTCCTTCAACAATCAAACTACTTGCCACATTACCTCACTGtatatatttctctttctctctatcTCAATTACTTTCTTTACTTTATAGTACTATGTTTAATACTATCTATCTGAATCTGAAATGTAACAGGAAAGTGTCTGCATTGGACGTGGTTAGTGAAATTCCACCTGAGTTATGGACTCTAAATCATCTCACCTTATTGTATGTTTTCTTCCACATTTTTCAATATTAACTATACCAATACCGTAATTTATTCCATGTTTCGACCACTCAAAATTCATTTTGGAGATGTATAATTCATTTTGACATGTTTGATTGTTATAgagtagaattttttttccttcaaaggctttgtttggtaagaaatagcggatagctgataagctagcttatagcagATGAGCTTATAGcggatagcttataagctagcttttagtttatagcaaataagctagctaattgaatttgtagtgtttggtaaaattaactgttgaactagcttataagtaggaaatgacataaaaaagatatgtttaattaatatttaatttttttcaaataagatgataggggtaaaattggaagaaaaaattataagctataagctcataagctacttgaaatagcgtttgaaaaataagctataagctagtaaaataagctataagctctgtTTAAAAACTTTTACCAAACAGTgctttttagcttataagctaaaagctataagctagcttatcggCCTTCCCAAACAGCGCCTAAGTAGAATTTGTGTAAGTACAATCAATTTTACAATATCAATTAATTCAAAATCGCAGCCGATGAGTGAAGTTTAGATGACTTACATTTTGACCTGATTAAATCAACTTTAAATACAACTCAAAATATGGGTAGTCTGATCTTCATGCAGCCGTCGAGATGAATCTGAGGCGGTTGTAAAAAGGTCCTTACTCTCGTCGCTATTAATAGTAATATATGAACCAAGTACCGAATATCTTTTAGCTATGCTAACTTGCTAAGTTTCCTTAAATTGAGAGCAGGAACCTTGGCCAAAATTACTTGACAGGGTCTATACCTCCCGCGATTGGAAATCTGACTCGTATGCAATACATGTAAAGCAATTTACTCATGTTCATGAAAatgtgtatatttaatttaatgttagGAATATAATTttctaatatttatctttaataTATTTAGAAGCTTTGGCATCAATGCTTTGTCAGGAGAGCTTCCAAAGGAATTGGGAAATCTTACTCAGCTGGTTTCATTGTAAGTTATGCTATTTAAaagttatttgtttttataatgaTATTTTTACTCTTGTAGATGATGTCTTAGGAGATGATGTTGTTTTTTAAGTCTTATGACAATTGATATGTGTTTGAACCTGTGAAGCACGGATACGGACactgacaccgataataatttgagaaaatgacacaattcaatgtaattataagtgtcggtgtcgtgtcggtgtccgacatcgacgcgtgtccgacaccggtacacgcctaatccgaggagtATCCATGCTTCATGGGTTTGAATAGATAACTGTCATGaccatatataataatataacttcAAGAGTCAATTTTGATAAACTTCTAATTTACTTATGAAAGAAGAAATTTTAAAAGTGTCTCTCTATAACTATGAGTCTTTTAATTAATACTAGCTTATTGTATGAGTTTAAATTAGAATATATGCTTTAGTTTTTTCAGAGGCTCTTTATTTAgcttttccataaaaaatttataaggaCTTTTTCGCAAGTCATGAATGATAGTCTTTTTTGAGAACTTCCATATGTTAGAAAATAATCCAAATTAACTTACCTTATTCTaagatgtttttgtttttactacACAATGTgcatgcaattttttttgttgatgacaATTCAGATTTGTAATCCTCTAAATTTCCAGGGCTTTTGGGGGTAACAAGTTATCAGGGTCTTTGCCATCTGAACTTGGGAAGCTGGTAAATCTACAATCATTGTAAGTACTTCTTTAGTcttaatttgaatatttttaaaaaataaattaattggagTTTAAAGTTGTTCTTGCTGAAGTTGTTTTGATACCAGGCCGGTGATGTACCGAGCTCAGGTATTAGAATAATAGTGATTTCAAGAGGTTTAAATTTCCAAGAATATTTCCTTGTAGCTACATGGATAGTTCTGGAATCAGTGGTCCAATTCCACAGACATTTGCAAGCCTTAAGAATATGTTGCTATTGTAAGATATTGCTAATCCCTTCTACCTTATATGATAATAGATTAAAAAACTAGAACTCTAATGGTAAAAATGGTTTTTCTGCTAATTTCAGATATGCTTCAGACAATAATCTCACTGGTAGAATACCCGACTTCATAGGAGGTTGGTCTAAGCTTCAAAACTTGTAAGACAATCTTACCaatttaacttattttcttcttagtttaatttcatattttgttcTTCAAATGTTCACTAACTGTTTCTGTGAATTGGTGTATGGTTTCATAGGAGGTTTCAGGGTAATTCTTTTGAAGGTCCAATACCCTCATCATTTTCCAATTTGACTTCTTTGTCAGAATTGTGagttttgttaataatttcttGTATGGTTGATGTTGATTTATGAAAGCTAATATATCATATGTGACATAAATGCAGGAGAATAAGTGGTTTATCTAATGGTACGTTGAATGTAATAAGGAACATGAAGTCTATACAAATCTTGTAAGGATGTAACTCTGCTAATTATCATGTCTAATAGTCTCCCAAGTAGAATGAAATCTTAAATTGTCCTTTTTAGTGTAAATTTAATCTAATAATTTGGTTACAATTGTTGCAGAGAATTGAGAAATAACAATATTTCTGGTTCAATTCCTTCCACCATAGgagaatttcaaaatttgaCCCTACTGTGAGTATCACTTGTTTGTGTTTCAATTTAGACGCATTTGAACCAAttaggtaaaagttgtttcacATCAGAACATGTTCAAGGGATATCTTAATTCTTAAATTAAAGCATCAatgtttttaaaacaaatatggGATATTTAAAAGCTAAGTTATTTCTGATCTGAGCTTAACATGTTCATTACTGGTTAGCCATAAACTTCACTTTAACATCCACTCATCTTTTTCAGTATCACTATTTTCCTTTTGTTGTACACTTATATAAATATTcaactttgttttttgtttgcctatacttataatttgttttttgtttgcaaaaatgaaaacaatcATCTAAGTGTTATATTTGTGTTGAAACACAAAGTGGGATGATCATATATTCATGCTCGTTCTTGCAGGGACTTAAGCTTCAATAAAATCTCAGGACAAATACCTGgatcaattttcaatttgagTTCACTCACTTCCTTGTAATATTCCATTTCCTAAGTAATTATATATCCATTTGGTGATATGCTATCATATGTAGTGTAAATGATGTTTTGGTTTTATCAAATTTCAGGTTTCTTGGAAATAACACACTTAGTGGCACTCTCCCTCAGCGGAAAAGTTCATTTCTTAACAACATGTGAGTAGAAAGACAAGCTATGGATCATATATGTTGGTGTTTTGAAAATCGCCAACatattgatttaaattttaaatctaCAATCTTCATTATCTGTCCTTCAGTTAGTTTGATTTAACACGCTTGCAGAGACTTGTCATACAATGATCTATCAGGAATCCTCCCTTCTTGGACAAACGAGCCAAGTTTACAACTGTAAGTTTCATGGTCGTTTTCTTCCTCCATTTGCATATTAATTTTCCAAAGATTCAACTAGTTTGCATCCTATCTGTTCAATGCGTTAATCCTCCAATTGTTATACATCACGGTTTCTCAGATTCAATTTTAGTcagttattttcatttcttaaaCATTTTTCTTTAGTTCTTTTCCCTAAAATAATAAAACCATGCATGTCTCTATCTGCTTTTAATTGTCAactaaattttataaactattatttGCAACAAATCTATTTATGATTTcaactttcataaaaaaatatctataaaCTATTATGTGTGTGAAACTAGTTAATATTTTTTGGGTATAATATGCAGGAACGTAGTTGCCAATAACTTGACAATAGTAAATTCAAATACCAGGTAACTTTTATACAGATGCTTCAATGTTgattgtttcaatattttttttaaaacttttgaaCTTACAGTCAAAATTGAAAGACTGGTTGCACCCTTTAATTATACTACTAACTAACTATTCTTCATCTTGACCaaaaattgtatcaaaataGTTGACAtattttatgttgatgatattaaatatcattttgtttaaaGCCGTATGAATTTCATGGTATGAAACATAACTTTTGTTTTGTAGTGGTTTGCCTACTGGGCTCAACTGTCTCCAGAAAAATTTTCCATGCAATCGTGGTGCTGCAAGATGTAAGAGTGATTATAAGCTAGTTTTCTTGTTAGAATTATGCTAGCAACTGTTTTTATACCAAACATAAGATTGATTTTGAGGAGGAAATAGCAAAAATTACTGCTCAACAAAAGAAATACAACTCTAGAAAATGCATAAACTGATACAAATACAAAGAGCATTAATATTTGTGCTACAAATCTTTTTCATCAATGGCCTTAACGTTCGTTTGACTTGTCTAAATATACATATATGGTTTAATTGAGACTGGAGTTAATTATGTGAATTAAAACACATTTTCGACCATTGATCAATATATAATCTATGGTGCAGATTCTGACTTTGCGATCAAGTGCGGTGGTCCACAAATTACAACTACAGATGGAATTGTGTATCAAACGGACAATGAGACACTTGGTCCTGCTACATACTTTGTTACTGATACAAATAGATGGGCTGTTAGTAATGTTGGAATGTTTTATGGGAGTAGCGATCCTCGTCTGTTCAAAAATTCTATTACAAATCAGTTCACTCGTACTGTGAACTCAGAGCTTTTTAAAACTGCCCGGCTCTCTGCATCATCATTAAGATATTACGGTCTGGGGCTAGAAAATGGTTTTTACAACATTACCCTCCAATTTGCAGAAACAGATATTCTAGATTCTACTTCTACCACATGGAAAAGCCTCGGGAGACGAGTCTTTGATATTTATATCCAGGTACTTATGTTGTTGAAATATCACATTGACTAGAGATATATTCAATGTAGTTCTTATGTGGCTAAGGGAATCTTCACATTGTCTAGTTttcatattttatgttttaaatttcAGGGGACTCCTGTTTTGAAGGATTTTGACATACAAAAAGAAGCTGGAGGTGTGTCTTTCAGAGCTGTTCAAAAGCAATTTAGGTCTGAAGTGAAAGAAAACTATCTTGAGGTCCATCTCTTTTGGGCCGGAAAAGGGACTTTGGCTATACCTGGCCCTGGCCAAATTACTTATGGGCCCTTGATTCAAGCCATTAGTGCTACCCCAGGTaaaagtgcaaaaaaaaattatgcatttaaAGTGTTGACTTATCACAGCATATAATCTTttctttggaaaatatttaaatttgtaattCAATTTGTACCTGTATAGATTTCGTACCTACTGTCAGCAATGAACCTCCCAGTTCCAGCAGTAAAAAGAATAGTGTGGGTCTAATCATTGGAATTGTTGTGGGTGTTGGAGTTATTGGCTTACTAGCAGTTTTGGTCATTTTCTATATCATTCGGAGAAGAAAACAATATGACGACGATGATGGTAACAAAATTTTATCAATacatttatagtttttttgccTGGTTAATTTAATTGCCTTCTTGCagttttttagattttatttagaTTATAAGTAGTATAGTATATATTTGcatgataaatttttaaatCTTGGGGAGATGTCTTATATATGCTTTTGTATAATGGCAAGTCAAATATTCACTTTTAGCAGAAAATATTCTTTATATTTAGGTGTTTAGGTGTTTGTAGCAGAAAGAAATGATTGTATAATATGTATGTGCTTTTATGATGTTTGATTTCTTATCTTAATCCATTGCATTCTAAACTATGTTTGTGTTCAATTTTTTCAGAGCTTGTAGGCATTGATACGATGCCAAACACTTTCAGCTATTATGAGTTAAAAAATGCTACTAGCGACTTCAATCGTGACAATAAACTTGGAGAGGGGGGTTTTGGACCTGTTTATAAGGTGAATATTTTATTGTCTCTGTATAAGAAATCATGATAACATTGTGCTGGGTCGTAGGATCGTACAATCTTATGATCCCCAGCCCTGAAACCATGCTGCATTCCTGTGAAGATCGTCGAATGGCGCTTTGTGGTCAAGATCATGTTCTTTGGAGCAGGATCATAAATCCATTGTGCTGGTTCCACCCGTTTGGGCTTTCTGAGCTCGGACcgagttatttttataaaaacccAATTTTATGGATGATTATCGTTGTCGCTCACATAAGTTAATTGTAGATtgttttagttaattaatttttgtttatcttttatttataatattgttGTTAATTAATAAGGATATACTTTCTAGAGCTTTTCCCTATCTCCAAGAACTGCATCTGCCGTTGATAATAGTTCGATTTTGTTGatgaaattatatttaatttttttattggtatGGAACATTTTAGtctaatattataattaaatccGCTCGTTATgatgatatataatttttttcctttttgtcgTTGCAGGGGACACTTAATGATGGAAGATTAGTGGCTGTAAAACAATTATCTATAGGATCCCATCAAGGAAAGAGCCAGTTTGTAGCTGAGATTGCTACTATATCTGCTGTGCAACACCGTAATCTTGTCAAATTATATGGATGTTGTATTGAAGGGAGTAAAAGACTTCTTGTCTACGagtatttagaaaataaaagtcTTGATCAAGCATTGTTTGGTATGAGATGCAATAATTTTCTTCCATGACTATGTTTGCGTGTATATGCTTATTTGCTTGATCGTTTCTCttgtttataattaaggacATTGTTGGCTTGTTTGGACAGGAAATGGTTTATTACTCAATTGGTCAACCCGCTATGATGTTTGTATGGGTGTTGCAAGAGGTttgacatatttacatgaggaGTCACGGCTCCGGATTGTGCACCGCGATGTGAAAGCTAGTAATATTCTACTCGATTCTAAGCTTGTCCCAAAAATATCTGACTTTGGCTTGGCCAAATTATATGACGATAAAAAAACGCATATAAGCACCCGTGTTGCTGGGACGATGTAAGCCATTAATAACACTCGATCCTCTTGTATTAGTTTATGATGTTatcaatatttgatttgatttgtgtttattatgtttcaaattttactaaattttcAATGTACTCTAAATCTCATGAAGTGGATATCTTGCACCGGAGTATGCCATGCGTGGACACCTCACAGAGAAAGCGGATGTTTTTTCCTTTGGTGTTGTGGCTCTTGAGTTAGTTAGTGGGAGGCCAAATTCCGATCCAAGTTTGGAAGGAGAAAAGATGTATCTTCTAGAATGGGTATGTATGATGATACTTTTGTTTCATTTACGATTATCTAAACGAGAGAATATTCTGATTCAG
This portion of the Trifolium pratense cultivar HEN17-A07 linkage group LG3, ARS_RC_1.1, whole genome shotgun sequence genome encodes:
- the LOC123913866 gene encoding probable LRR receptor-like serine/threonine-protein kinase At1g56140 isoform X1, whose protein sequence is MRQCILCSALVVIALCVFTSLFNFTQAQPQTATTDPYEAGVINSIFRKWRISADKTSWNISGEICSGKAIDTITSIGDNIYNPFIKCDCSFNNQTTCHITSLKVSALDVVSEIPPELWTLNHLTLLNLGQNYLTGSIPPAIGNLTRMQYISFGINALSGELPKELGNLTQLVSLAFGGNKLSGSLPSELGKLVNLQSFYMDSSGISGPIPQTFASLKNMLLLYASDNNLTGRIPDFIGGWSKLQNLRFQGNSFEGPIPSSFSNLTSLSELRISGLSNGTLNVIRNMKSIQILELRNNNISGSIPSTIGEFQNLTLLDLSFNKISGQIPGSIFNLSSLTSLFLGNNTLSGTLPQRKSSFLNNIDLSYNDLSGILPSWTNEPSLQLNVVANNLTIVNSNTSGLPTGLNCLQKNFPCNRGAARYSDFAIKCGGPQITTTDGIVYQTDNETLGPATYFVTDTNRWAVSNVGMFYGSSDPRLFKNSITNQFTRTVNSELFKTARLSASSLRYYGLGLENGFYNITLQFAETDILDSTSTTWKSLGRRVFDIYIQGTPVLKDFDIQKEAGGVSFRAVQKQFRSEVKENYLEVHLFWAGKGTLAIPGPGQITYGPLIQAISATPDFVPTVSNEPPSSSSKKNSVGLIIGIVVGVGVIGLLAVLVIFYIIRRRKQYDDDDELVGIDTMPNTFSYYELKNATSDFNRDNKLGEGGFGPVYKGTLNDGRLVAVKQLSIGSHQGKSQFVAEIATISAVQHRNLVKLYGCCIEGSKRLLVYEYLENKSLDQALFGNGLLLNWSTRYDVCMGVARGLTYLHEESRLRIVHRDVKASNILLDSKLVPKISDFGLAKLYDDKKTHISTRVAGTIGYLAPEYAMRGHLTEKADVFSFGVVALELVSGRPNSDPSLEGEKMYLLEWAWQLHEKNCINDLIDARLSEFNTEEVQRVVKIGLLCTQTSPNLRPSMSRVVAMLSGDVEVSVVISRPGYLTDWKFDDVSSILTDVSTAGFESSYYNSSSNTSIVGGSAYINSPNDPSKSILH
- the LOC123913866 gene encoding probable LRR receptor-like serine/threonine-protein kinase At1g56140 isoform X3 → MQYISFGINALSGELPKELGNLTQLVSLAFGGNKLSGSLPSELGKLVNLQSFYMDSSGISGPIPQTFASLKNMLLLYASDNNLTGRIPDFIGGWSKLQNLRFQGNSFEGPIPSSFSNLTSLSELRISGLSNGTLNVIRNMKSIQILELRNNNISGSIPSTIGEFQNLTLLDLSFNKISGQIPGSIFNLSSLTSLFLGNNTLSGTLPQRKSSFLNNIDLSYNDLSGILPSWTNEPSLQLNVVANNLTIVNSNTSGLPTGLNCLQKNFPCNRGAARYSDFAIKCGGPQITTTDGIVYQTDNETLGPATYFVTDTNRWAVSNVGMFYGSSDPRLFKNSITNQFTRTVNSELFKTARLSASSLRYYGLGLENGFYNITLQFAETDILDSTSTTWKSLGRRVFDIYIQGTPVLKDFDIQKEAGGVSFRAVQKQFRSEVKENYLEVHLFWAGKGTLAIPGPGQITYGPLIQAISATPDFVPTVSNEPPSSSSKKNSVGLIIGIVVGVGVIGLLAVLVIFYIIRRRKQYDDDDELVGIDTMPNTFSYYELKNATSDFNRDNKLGEGGFGPVYKGTLNDGRLVAVKQLSIGSHQGKSQFVAEIATISAVQHRNLVKLYGCCIEGSKRLLVYEYLENKSLDQALFGNGLLLNWSTRYDVCMGVARGLTYLHEESRLRIVHRDVKASNILLDSKLVPKISDFGLAKLYDDKKTHISTRVAGTIGYLAPEYAMRGHLTEKADVFSFGVVALELVSGRPNSDPSLEGEKMYLLEWAWQLHEKNCINDLIDARLSEFNTEEVQRVVKIGLLCTQTSPNLRPSMSRVVAMLSGDVEVSVVISRPGYLTDWKFDDVSSILTDVSTAGFESSYYNSSSNTSIVGGSAYINSPNDPSKSILH
- the LOC123913866 gene encoding probable LRR receptor-like serine/threonine-protein kinase At1g56130 isoform X2, with translation MRQCILCSALVVIALCVFTSLFNFTQAQPQTATTDPYEAGVINSIFRKWRISADKTSWNISGEICSGKAIDTITSIGDNIYNPFIKCDCSFNNQTTCHITSLKVSALDVVSEIPPELWTLNHLTLLNLGQNYLTGSIPPAIGNLTRMQYISFGINALSGELPKELGNLTQLVSLAFGGNKLSGSLPSELGKLVNLQSFYMDSSGISGPIPQTFASLKNMLLLYASDNNLTGRIPDFIGGWSKLQNLRFQGNSFEGPIPSSFSNLTSLSELRISGLSNGTLNVIRNMKSIQILELRNNNISGSIPSTIGEFQNLTLLDLSFNKISGQIPGSIFNLSSLTSLFLGNNTLSGTLPQRKSSFLNNIDLSYNDLSGILPSWTNEPSLQLNVVANNLTIVNSNTSGLPTGLNCLQKNFPCNRGAARYSDFAIKCGGPQITTTDGIVYQTDNETLGPATYFVTDTNRWAVSNVGMFYGSSDPRLFKNSITNQFTRTVNSELFKTARLSASSLRYYGLGLENGFYNITLQFAETDILDSTSTTWKSLGRRVFDIYIQGTPVLKDFDIQKEAGGVSFRAVQKQFRSEVKENYLEVHLFWAGKGTLAIPGPGQITYGPLIQAISATPDFVPTVSNEPPSSSSKKNSVGLIIGIVVGVGVIGLLAVLVIFYIIRRRKQYDDDDELVGIDTMPNTFSYYELKNATSDFNRDNKLGEGGFGPVYKGTLNDGRLVAVKQLSIGSHQGKSQFVAEIATISAVQHRNLVKLYGCCIEGSKRLLVYEYLENKSLDQALFGNGLLLNWSTRYDVCMGVARGLTYLHEESRLRIVHRDVKASNILLDSKLVPKISDFGLAKLYDDKKTHISTRVAGTIGYLAPEYAMRGHLTEKADVFSFGVVALELVSGRPNSDPSLEGEKMYLLEWAWQLHEKNCINDLIDARLSEFNTEEVQRVVKIGLLCTQTSPNLRPSMSRVVAMLSGDVEVSVVISRPGYLTDWKFDDVSSILTDVSTAGFESSYYNSSSPNDPSKSILH